One window of Pecten maximus unplaced genomic scaffold, xPecMax1.1, whole genome shotgun sequence genomic DNA carries:
- the LOC117321280 gene encoding uncharacterized protein LOC117321280, translated as MATGEDKLNLPKQQPETPVSEDPFRAMAEMFHRISTKEGKAGSEHLQMLQKQMIDFLRATKGLPEASGDVKTEASDQSEDSAHAGDAVPLQVNSSVLDTRFYKLPTFSGEHGKGESSFELWRYDVQCLIDARKNDEVIRQSIRRSLRGPAAETETLLEDFYSAHQSSEESVTDWACRLEGLLTRADPSLSSVDRNKRLHNKFWSGLRQDLQEVSGHKADAIEDFEELCIAVRSIERSGHSKDGVKVKPTTAKSATSAPAQEDEATGLKTMVNQLTAAIKSLEKKFQEGPPSNAGYRPRGHGYTSRGRGRGYGAGNQSKPNVKCWRCNQWGHIKVNCKTVLPDDLNEKPPTPKDQR; from the exons ATGGCAACGGGGGAAGATAAACTCAACTTACCGAAGCAACAGCCTGAGACACCAGTTTCCGAAGATCCATTTAGAGCCATGGCTGAGATGTTTCATAGGATATCTACTAAGGAGGGCAAGGCAGGTAGTGAGCACTTACAGATGCTACAGAAGCAGATGATAGATTTTTTGAGAGCGACCAAGGGTTTACCTGAGGCAAGTGGTGATGTTAAGACAGAGGCCAGTGATCAGTCAGAGGATAGTGCACATGCTGGAGATGCTGTTCCATTACAGGTCAACTCATCTGTTTTGGATACCCGTTTTTATAAATTACCTACATTTTCTGGTGAGCATGGTAAAGGGGAATCATCATTTGAACTTTGGCGATATGATGTCCAGTGTCTAATAGATGCGAGGAAGAATGATGAGGTTATTCGTCAGTCCATCAGAAGGTCTCTGCGTGGTCCTGCAGCTGAAACT GAGACACTGTTGGAAGATTTTTACTCGGCACATCAGTCTTCAGAGGAGTCTGTGACAGACTGGGCTTGTCGTCTTGAAGGGTTGTTGACGCGTGCTGACCCGTCTTTGTCGTCGGTGGACAGGAATAAGAGGCTTCACAACAAGTTTTGGTCTGGGCTTCGACAGGATCTGCAGGAAGTATCCGGGCACAAGGCTGACGCTATAGAAGATTTTGAAGAACTTTGTATTGCTGTGAGGTCCATAGAAAGATCAGGACATAGTAAAGatggggtcaaggtcaagcCAACCACAGCAAAATCAGCAACCTCAGCACCAGCTCAAGAAGATGAGGCTACCGGTCTGAAGACAATGGTAAATCAGCTCACTGCAGCTATTAAGAGTTTAGAGAAGAAATTTCAGGAGGGGCCGCCCAGTAATGCTGGATACAGACCCAGAGGTCACGGTTATACTTCTCGAGGACGAGGTCGAGGTTACGGAGCCGGCAACCAGTCTAAACCTAATGTAAAATGTTGGCGATGTAATCAGTGGGGGCATATTAAAGTCAACTGCAAGACGGTGTTGCCAGATGATTTAAACGAGAAGCCACCTACCCCGAAGGACCAACGGTAG